The Ovis aries strain OAR_USU_Benz2616 breed Rambouillet chromosome 11, ARS-UI_Ramb_v3.0, whole genome shotgun sequence genome window below encodes:
- the INCA1 gene encoding protein INCA1 isoform X3 gives MPQRYGDTFWENLSQRPSPTWMEQQYTPPLLRATGCSQPGQYGPEGLPPPEVLCRRKRRRPHSGGMQQGSGGIPARVRAVTHHLEDLRRRQRIINELKKAQWGSSGAASGPLLVDNDGCGFPSTTEHPDREEERADYPQENHFLISGRDQLLWSPWSPLGQEGSCLSRQLGSMGSFSAVTATRNPFYHPWLVELQSEE, from the exons ATGCCCCAGCGCTATGGAGACACCTTCTGGGAGAATCTTAGTCAAAGGCCCAG CCCCACCTGGATGGAGCAACAGTACACCCCACCCTTGCTG AGAGCCACTGGTTGCTCCCAGCCTGGCCAGTATGGCCCTGAGGGACTCCCACCTCCTGAGGTGCTCtgcagaagaaagaggaggaggccaCATTCGGGAGGAATGCAGCAGGGATCTGGGGGCATCCCAGCCCGGGTAAGGGCTGTCACTCATCACTTGGAGGATCTAAGGAGGCGACAGAGAATCATCAATGA ACTGAAGAAGGCCCAGTGGGGCAGCTCTGGGGCAGCGTCTGGGCCTCTGCTGGTTGACAATGATGGCTGTGGCTTCCCTAGCACCACTGAACACCCTGATCGGGAAGAGGAGAGGGCAGACTATCCACAGGAGAACCACTTCCTCATTTCTGGCAGGGACCAG ctgCTTTGGTCTCCCTGGAGTCCCCTGGGCCAAGAGGGGTCTTGTCTTTCCAGGCAGCTGGGCTCTATGGGCTCCTTCAGCGCTGTCACAGCCACTAGGAACCCCTTTTACCATCCCTGGTTGGTGGAACTGCAGTCTGAAGAGTAG
- the INCA1 gene encoding protein INCA1 isoform X1, which yields MRRLNPASQPSPVMQVQEDADNLIPFAKCSRVVSRSPPPSLPSQSLGLMPQRYGDTFWENLSQRPSPTWMEQQYTPPLLRATGCSQPGQYGPEGLPPPEVLCRRKRRRPHSGGMQQGSGGIPARVRAVTHHLEDLRRRQRIINELKKAQWGSSGAASGPLLVDNDGCGFPSTTEHPDREEERADYPQENHFLISGRDQLLWSPWSPLGQEGSCLSRQLGSMGSFSAVTATRNPFYHPWLVELQSEE from the exons ATGAGGAGACTCAATCCAGCCTCCCAACCCAGTCCAGTCATGCAAGTACAGGAAGATGCAGACAACCTTATCCCTTTTGCCAA GTGTTCTAGGGTGGTCAGCCGATCTCCACCCCCCTCCTTGCCTTCCCAGAGCCTTGGACTGATGCCCCAGCGCTATGGAGACACCTTCTGGGAGAATCTTAGTCAAAGGCCCAG CCCCACCTGGATGGAGCAACAGTACACCCCACCCTTGCTG AGAGCCACTGGTTGCTCCCAGCCTGGCCAGTATGGCCCTGAGGGACTCCCACCTCCTGAGGTGCTCtgcagaagaaagaggaggaggccaCATTCGGGAGGAATGCAGCAGGGATCTGGGGGCATCCCAGCCCGGGTAAGGGCTGTCACTCATCACTTGGAGGATCTAAGGAGGCGACAGAGAATCATCAATGA ACTGAAGAAGGCCCAGTGGGGCAGCTCTGGGGCAGCGTCTGGGCCTCTGCTGGTTGACAATGATGGCTGTGGCTTCCCTAGCACCACTGAACACCCTGATCGGGAAGAGGAGAGGGCAGACTATCCACAGGAGAACCACTTCCTCATTTCTGGCAGGGACCAG ctgCTTTGGTCTCCCTGGAGTCCCCTGGGCCAAGAGGGGTCTTGTCTTTCCAGGCAGCTGGGCTCTATGGGCTCCTTCAGCGCTGTCACAGCCACTAGGAACCCCTTTTACCATCCCTGGTTGGTGGAACTGCAGTCTGAAGAGTAG
- the INCA1 gene encoding protein INCA1 isoform X2: MRRLNPASQPSPVMQVQEDADNLIPFAKCSRVVSRSPPPSLPSQSLGLMPQRYGDTFWENLSQRPSPTWMEQQYTPPLLRATGCSQPGQYGPEGLPPPEVLCRRKRRRPHSGGMQQGSGGIPARVRAVTHHLEDLRRRQRIINDTTEHPDREEERADYPQENHFLISGRDQLLWSPWSPLGQEGSCLSRQLGSMGSFSAVTATRNPFYHPWLVELQSEE; the protein is encoded by the exons ATGAGGAGACTCAATCCAGCCTCCCAACCCAGTCCAGTCATGCAAGTACAGGAAGATGCAGACAACCTTATCCCTTTTGCCAA GTGTTCTAGGGTGGTCAGCCGATCTCCACCCCCCTCCTTGCCTTCCCAGAGCCTTGGACTGATGCCCCAGCGCTATGGAGACACCTTCTGGGAGAATCTTAGTCAAAGGCCCAG CCCCACCTGGATGGAGCAACAGTACACCCCACCCTTGCTG AGAGCCACTGGTTGCTCCCAGCCTGGCCAGTATGGCCCTGAGGGACTCCCACCTCCTGAGGTGCTCtgcagaagaaagaggaggaggccaCATTCGGGAGGAATGCAGCAGGGATCTGGGGGCATCCCAGCCCGGGTAAGGGCTGTCACTCATCACTTGGAGGATCTAAGGAGGCGACAGAGAATCATCAATGA CACCACTGAACACCCTGATCGGGAAGAGGAGAGGGCAGACTATCCACAGGAGAACCACTTCCTCATTTCTGGCAGGGACCAG ctgCTTTGGTCTCCCTGGAGTCCCCTGGGCCAAGAGGGGTCTTGTCTTTCCAGGCAGCTGGGCTCTATGGGCTCCTTCAGCGCTGTCACAGCCACTAGGAACCCCTTTTACCATCCCTGGTTGGTGGAACTGCAGTCTGAAGAGTAG